A part of Terriglobia bacterium genomic DNA contains:
- the aroA gene encoding 3-phosphoshikimate 1-carboxyvinyltransferase produces MHGATRLIIRPAKNILGSIRMPGDKSISHRYAMLASIAQGTTRLENFSTGADCASTLGCVRQLGCTVRVDQAKVEIEGRERLQKPAESLDCGNSGSTMRMMAGILAGHDFDCRLHGDESLSRRPMARVMVPLRQMGAQITAAPGDRPPLDILGSKTHGGKLHAIEYQTPVASAQVKSAVLFAGLLAEGETAVDEPYRTRDHSEQALRAFGVELARSRNRVSLRGGQKLHAIEAAVPGDISSAAFFFCAAALFPGSNLVIEHLLLNPTRASLLDALKLLGARISVINLEEHHGELVGTVKIEYGALKGITIEGAMSVALIDELPVLAAIAPFTRDGIEIRDAKELRVKESDRIALVARNLRAMGGECEERDDGLRVPGSQKLHGAEIDSGGDHRIAMAFAVAALRAEGDSQIRGAESARISFPEFFTMLEGVVER; encoded by the coding sequence ATGCACGGAGCAACGCGATTGATCATTCGTCCCGCTAAAAACATTCTCGGCTCCATCCGCATGCCGGGTGACAAGTCCATTTCCCATCGTTATGCCATGCTGGCGTCCATCGCCCAGGGAACCACGCGGTTGGAAAACTTTTCCACCGGCGCAGATTGCGCCAGCACGCTGGGTTGCGTGCGCCAGTTGGGATGCACGGTCCGCGTGGACCAGGCCAAAGTTGAAATCGAAGGCCGCGAGCGCCTGCAGAAGCCGGCGGAAAGTCTGGACTGCGGCAACTCCGGCTCCACCATGCGCATGATGGCGGGAATCCTCGCGGGACACGATTTTGACTGCCGTCTCCATGGCGACGAATCTCTCTCGCGGCGTCCCATGGCGCGCGTGATGGTTCCCCTGCGCCAGATGGGAGCGCAAATCACTGCTGCACCTGGCGACCGACCGCCGCTGGACATTCTTGGTAGCAAAACGCACGGCGGCAAGCTGCACGCTATTGAATACCAAACGCCGGTAGCCAGCGCGCAGGTGAAGTCGGCGGTGTTGTTTGCCGGACTCTTGGCCGAAGGCGAAACCGCGGTGGACGAGCCCTACCGCACGCGTGACCATTCTGAACAGGCCCTGCGCGCTTTTGGCGTGGAACTGGCGCGCAGCCGCAACCGCGTGAGCTTGCGCGGCGGCCAGAAACTGCACGCCATTGAAGCAGCGGTCCCCGGCGATATATCTTCCGCCGCCTTCTTCTTCTGCGCGGCGGCGCTGTTTCCCGGGTCCAATCTGGTCATCGAACACCTGCTGCTGAATCCCACGCGGGCTTCGCTGCTGGACGCGCTGAAGCTTCTGGGTGCGCGCATCTCGGTGATCAACCTGGAAGAGCATCACGGCGAACTCGTTGGCACGGTCAAGATTGAGTACGGCGCCCTGAAGGGAATCACCATTGAAGGCGCCATGTCCGTGGCGCTGATTGACGAACTGCCGGTGCTGGCGGCCATCGCGCCCTTCACGCGCGACGGCATTGAGATCCGCGACGCCAAAGAACTGCGGGTGAAAGAGTCTGACCGCATCGCCTTGGTGGCGCGTAATCTTCGCGCCATGGGCGGCGAATGCGAAGAGCGCGACGACGGCCTGCGCGTCCCCGGCAGCCAGAAGCTGCACGGCGCCGAGATTGATTCGGGCGGCGACCATCGCATTGCCATGGCGTTTGCGGTGGCTGCGCTGCGCGCCGAAGGGGATAGTCAAATTCGCGGAGCCGAGTCGGCACGGATTTCGTTTCCGGAATTTTTTACGATGTTGGAAGGCGTGGTGGAAAGATAG
- a CDS encoding PspC domain-containing protein gives MYCNYCGKVIQDDAVLCAYCGKRAGGVVARKRLVRPREGRKIAGVCKGFAEYFDLDVSLIRIVWLICILCGIGGLAYGVAWIVMPEEPLMLTAPQTQMQKTANQ, from the coding sequence ATGTATTGCAACTACTGCGGCAAAGTGATTCAAGATGACGCGGTGCTGTGCGCCTACTGCGGCAAGCGTGCCGGAGGCGTGGTGGCCCGCAAGCGGCTGGTGCGTCCGCGCGAAGGGCGGAAGATCGCCGGCGTCTGCAAAGGTTTCGCCGAATACTTTGACCTGGATGTGTCTTTGATCCGCATCGTGTGGTTGATCTGCATCCTGTGCGGCATTGGCGGCCTTGCCTACGGCGTAGCTTGGATCGTGATGCCGGAAGAGCCGCTGATGCTCACCGCGCCGCAAACCCAGATGCAGAAGACGGCAAATCAGTAA
- a CDS encoding zinc ribbon domain-containing protein, which yields MSHTASNIEERQEFWKPVIPPRPETEHAPDVAADACANCSAELVADARFCHACGAARNWTPAESAEPPAHPWYDLIWLRDALGQTTASLVALILGSACVIAALFTGIFFTATTLLDWQAVQLWRIEWLLAAVALFVAGILLQKK from the coding sequence ATGTCACACACGGCGTCCAACATCGAAGAACGGCAGGAGTTCTGGAAGCCGGTCATTCCCCCGCGGCCGGAAACAGAGCACGCGCCGGACGTTGCCGCCGACGCTTGCGCAAATTGCAGCGCGGAGCTGGTCGCCGACGCCCGGTTCTGCCACGCCTGCGGCGCAGCGCGAAACTGGACTCCAGCAGAATCCGCCGAGCCCCCGGCCCATCCCTGGTATGACCTGATCTGGTTGCGCGACGCCCTGGGACAAACCACGGCCTCGCTGGTGGCTCTCATCCTAGGATCTGCCTGCGTCATCGCCGCATTGTTTACCGGCATCTTCTTTACCGCCACCACCTTGCTCGATTGGCAGGCCGTACAGCTGTGGCGCATTGAGTGGCTCCTGGCGGCTGTTGCGTTGTTCGTTGCAGGAATTCTGTTGCAGAAGAAATAG
- the thiD gene encoding bifunctional hydroxymethylpyrimidine kinase/phosphomethylpyrimidine kinase, whose amino-acid sequence MMVRKAKPSESKQPVSKARPIVLSIAGFDPSSGAGITADIKTMAAHKCYGVSCITALTVQSTRGVVRVEPVEGRVITETLDELATDLNIAAVKIGMLGSAEAARAVAGFLKRHRMRHVVLDPILKSSSGMDLISKEGLLVLQNRLLAMATVITPNIAEASLLTRLTVSNADEMAAAALRLHQLGARHVIITGGHLDPPVDLVSPEPGTHPTFISGAKIAGSSTHGTGCAFATSLACNLALGKPLVDAARAAKRYVESALRHPPAVGKGVGPII is encoded by the coding sequence ATGATGGTCCGCAAAGCCAAGCCGAGCGAATCCAAGCAGCCTGTGTCCAAAGCCCGGCCCATTGTCCTTTCGATTGCCGGGTTTGATCCTTCATCCGGCGCCGGAATCACCGCGGACATCAAGACCATGGCCGCGCACAAGTGCTACGGCGTAAGCTGCATTACCGCGTTGACCGTGCAGTCCACGCGCGGCGTTGTCCGCGTGGAACCCGTGGAAGGCCGGGTGATCACGGAAACCTTGGATGAACTGGCCACGGACCTGAACATTGCGGCGGTGAAAATCGGCATGCTGGGATCGGCGGAAGCAGCCAGGGCGGTGGCGGGATTCCTGAAGCGCCACCGGATGCGCCACGTGGTGCTTGACCCCATCCTCAAGTCGTCCTCCGGCATGGATTTGATCTCCAAAGAAGGACTGCTGGTTTTGCAAAACCGTTTGCTGGCGATGGCCACGGTGATTACTCCCAACATCGCCGAGGCCTCGCTACTCACGCGCCTCACCGTGAGTAACGCGGACGAGATGGCGGCTGCGGCGCTGCGGCTGCATCAATTGGGCGCGCGCCACGTCATCATCACCGGAGGCCATCTCGATCCTCCCGTGGACCTGGTCAGCCCGGAGCCAGGCACACACCCGACTTTCATCTCAGGCGCGAAGATCGCCGGTTCGTCCACGCACGGCACAGGCTGCGCCTTTGCGACTTCACTGGCCTGTAATCTTGCCCTGGGCAAGCCGCTCGTGGACGCCGCCCGAGCGGCCAAACGCTACGTGGAGTCCGCGCTGCGACACCCGCCGGCCGTGGGCAAAGGCGTGGGACCGATTATCTAG
- a CDS encoding phosphatase PAP2 family protein, translating to MNLPRLNSVDWMYLVYLLAMALLAVLRRPPGAAALILLAHGLIATAIVGLAAWRERSAVVRFLHDWYPLAMFIFSFEEVARFALSISPHWHNDVLVRMEESVFGVSPNEWIGRFRSPWLSEVLDAGYFSYYPMFPVAGGLLYARKDKTLFRELMLTSVVMYGMAFLVYLLFPTQSPLHAANSASAAIKGGAFTWLVGLVQRHAGVHGNAFPSSHVALAVLCVVFAWRHARKAGLALLPFLVLISVSSIYDGYHYLSDVVAGILVALTALGLARLMSRRLANLFSDI from the coding sequence TTGAACCTGCCTCGCTTGAATAGCGTGGACTGGATGTACCTGGTTTATCTGCTGGCGATGGCGTTGCTCGCCGTGCTCCGGCGCCCTCCGGGGGCGGCCGCTCTGATCTTGCTGGCACACGGGCTGATCGCCACCGCCATCGTCGGGCTGGCAGCTTGGCGCGAGCGCTCCGCGGTGGTCCGCTTTCTGCATGACTGGTATCCGCTGGCGATGTTCATCTTTTCCTTCGAAGAAGTGGCTCGTTTCGCGCTCTCCATCTCGCCCCACTGGCACAACGACGTCTTAGTCCGCATGGAAGAGAGCGTGTTCGGCGTCTCTCCAAATGAGTGGATCGGACGCTTTCGTTCGCCCTGGCTCTCGGAAGTCCTGGACGCCGGCTATTTTTCTTATTACCCGATGTTCCCCGTGGCCGGTGGCTTGCTTTATGCCCGCAAGGACAAAACCCTGTTTCGCGAGCTGATGCTGACATCTGTTGTGATGTATGGAATGGCGTTTCTGGTCTACCTTTTGTTCCCCACGCAGTCGCCTCTGCATGCGGCAAACTCGGCAAGCGCGGCTATCAAGGGCGGCGCATTTACCTGGCTGGTTGGTCTGGTGCAACGTCATGCGGGCGTACATGGCAACGCTTTCCCCAGCAGCCACGTGGCCCTGGCGGTCCTCTGTGTGGTATTTGCCTGGCGTCACGCGCGCAAAGCTGGACTGGCCCTGCTTCCCTTTCTGGTCCTCATTAGCGTCAGTTCCATATATGACGGCTACCACTACCTCAGCGACGTGGTCGCGGGAATTCTGGTGGCGCTAACGGCGCTGGGGCTGGCGCGTCTAATGAGCCGTCGGCTTGCAAACCTTTTCTCAGACATTTAG
- a CDS encoding insulinase family protein has protein sequence MRSSRLLFFVLLMFVVTVSNAQTGPKAAPAAHDASGGFTVPVDYYKLPNGMRVVLSPDHTAPTIVVAVYYRIGFRVEPRDRTGFAHLFEHMMFQGSQNLGKMEFIKLVQKNGGILNGSTRFDFTNYFEVLPSNKLETALWAEADRMRGLNITEENLKNQQGVVGNEVKVNVLNRPYGGFPWVDMPQYANTNWYNAHNFYGDLKDIEAAKLEDVDAFFKTYYVPSNAALAVVGDFEPAQAKEWIKKYFAGIPSPPQPKLPDIAEPRQETEKHASKPDTQAKRPAIAFAYHMPDRNTPEYYAMGILNEMLLQGDDSLLYQELVKKQKLTANVNGGINLLGSMYNYNGPMLWTAALFYDNNVKPETIMSAVDSVVEPLRSKPVDAAALDRALVKLRSGLYNTLGSSNGFGLADLLCSFALFDDNPARVNSIESEFRKVTPALLQKTAQEYLRPGNRTVLVVEPKAAAPDVPRPAN, from the coding sequence ATGAGGTCTTCCCGCCTGTTATTTTTCGTTTTGCTGATGTTTGTTGTAACGGTCTCGAATGCCCAGACCGGGCCCAAAGCGGCGCCCGCAGCACACGATGCCAGCGGGGGCTTCACCGTCCCTGTGGATTATTACAAATTGCCCAACGGCATGCGCGTAGTTCTCTCGCCGGACCACACGGCGCCTACCATTGTCGTGGCCGTTTACTACCGCATTGGCTTCAGGGTTGAGCCCCGCGACCGCACCGGCTTCGCCCACTTGTTCGAGCACATGATGTTCCAGGGATCGCAGAACCTGGGCAAAATGGAGTTCATCAAGCTGGTGCAGAAGAATGGCGGCATCCTGAACGGCTCCACGCGCTTCGACTTCACCAACTATTTTGAAGTGCTGCCTTCCAACAAACTGGAGACCGCGCTTTGGGCGGAGGCGGACCGCATGCGCGGCCTGAACATCACGGAAGAGAACCTCAAGAACCAGCAAGGCGTGGTCGGCAATGAAGTCAAGGTAAACGTGCTGAACCGTCCTTACGGCGGCTTCCCCTGGGTGGACATGCCGCAGTACGCCAATACCAACTGGTACAACGCGCACAACTTCTATGGCGACTTGAAAGACATTGAAGCCGCAAAACTGGAAGACGTGGACGCGTTCTTCAAGACCTATTACGTGCCCAGCAACGCCGCGCTGGCGGTGGTCGGCGACTTTGAGCCGGCACAAGCCAAGGAGTGGATCAAGAAATACTTCGCCGGCATCCCTTCACCGCCGCAGCCCAAGCTTCCGGACATCGCGGAGCCTCGGCAGGAAACCGAGAAACACGCCAGTAAACCGGACACCCAGGCCAAACGGCCGGCCATCGCGTTCGCTTACCACATGCCGGACCGCAACACGCCGGAGTATTACGCCATGGGCATCCTGAATGAAATGCTGCTGCAAGGCGATGACAGCCTGCTCTACCAGGAACTGGTCAAGAAGCAGAAGCTTACCGCCAACGTGAACGGCGGCATCAACCTGCTGGGCAGCATGTACAACTACAACGGCCCCATGCTGTGGACAGCCGCGCTGTTCTATGACAACAACGTAAAGCCGGAGACCATCATGTCCGCCGTGGATTCCGTGGTTGAGCCGCTGCGCTCCAAGCCGGTGGACGCCGCCGCGCTGGACCGGGCACTGGTCAAGCTGCGCTCCGGGCTCTACAACACTTTGGGATCGAGCAACGGATTTGGTCTGGCGGACCTGCTATGCAGCTTCGCGCTGTTTGACGATAATCCAGCCCGCGTAAATTCCATTGAATCTGAATTTCGCAAAGTGACTCCGGCCCTGCTGCAAAAGACCGCGCAGGAATATCTGCGGCCCGGCAACCGCACCGTGCTGGTGGTTGAACCCAAGGCCGCTGCTCCGGACGTACCAAGGCCGGCAAACTAA
- a CDS encoding insulinase family protein, with amino-acid sequence MKKILKLIALSGLALVLSLAGLAQEKAAAPPQKQTPPAGGPPKAFTVPQKQTFTLPNGLQVTMVPYGTLPKVAILATVRAGSLNEAADQVWLSDFTGRLIKEGGTKSRSAEQVAQESASMGGSINIGTGYDQTQVFADVLSEFGPKMVGLLADVIQHPLLPESEFPRLKQDALRRLAITKSQSQPLASEHFMKALYPDHPYGRSFPTEEIIGKLTVADAQKFYKDNFGAARTHVYVAGKFDAAAMKKAITDSFSAWAKGPDPMINIPKPVAKRTLEVVDRPNAAQSTVYVGLPTIDPSNPDYIALQVTNAILGGSFGSRITSNIREQKGYTYSPFSTVSTRYRDAYWAEFADVTTAVTGPSLKEIFFEIDRLQKEPPSPDELKGIQDYMGGIFVLQNSSRLGIIGQLVFIDLHNLGDKYLETYVQKVFAVTTQQVQQMTQKYLTPDKMTIVVVGDKSKITEQLAPYQPSGQ; translated from the coding sequence ATGAAGAAGATATTGAAACTGATCGCACTGTCAGGCTTGGCCCTGGTCTTGAGTCTGGCTGGGCTGGCCCAGGAAAAAGCTGCGGCCCCGCCGCAAAAGCAGACTCCTCCTGCGGGAGGACCGCCGAAAGCCTTTACTGTTCCGCAGAAGCAAACTTTCACCTTGCCCAACGGGCTGCAAGTCACCATGGTGCCTTACGGAACGTTGCCCAAAGTGGCCATCCTGGCCACCGTCCGCGCCGGCAGCTTGAATGAGGCCGCTGACCAAGTCTGGCTCTCTGACTTCACCGGACGCCTCATCAAAGAAGGCGGCACCAAGTCGCGCAGCGCGGAGCAGGTGGCTCAGGAGTCCGCATCTATGGGCGGCTCCATTAACATCGGCACCGGCTATGACCAAACGCAGGTCTTCGCCGACGTGCTCTCGGAATTCGGCCCGAAAATGGTCGGTTTGCTGGCGGACGTGATCCAGCACCCGCTTCTTCCCGAATCTGAGTTCCCTCGTCTTAAGCAGGACGCGTTGCGCCGGCTGGCGATCACCAAGTCGCAGTCGCAGCCCCTGGCCAGTGAGCACTTCATGAAGGCCCTCTATCCCGACCATCCTTACGGCCGCTCATTTCCCACCGAGGAGATAATCGGCAAACTCACCGTGGCGGACGCCCAGAAGTTCTACAAGGACAACTTTGGCGCCGCCCGCACGCACGTCTACGTCGCCGGCAAGTTTGATGCCGCGGCCATGAAGAAGGCCATCACCGATTCATTCTCTGCCTGGGCCAAAGGGCCGGACCCGATGATCAACATTCCCAAGCCGGTTGCCAAGCGAACGCTGGAAGTCGTAGATCGCCCCAACGCCGCTCAATCCACGGTGTACGTTGGCTTACCGACGATTGACCCCAGCAACCCTGACTATATCGCGCTGCAAGTCACCAACGCGATTCTAGGCGGCTCGTTCGGCTCGCGCATTACCTCCAACATCCGCGAGCAGAAGGGATACACGTACTCTCCCTTCAGCACTGTATCCACGCGTTATCGTGACGCTTACTGGGCGGAGTTTGCCGACGTCACCACCGCGGTCACCGGTCCATCTTTGAAGGAAATCTTCTTTGAGATTGACCGCCTGCAGAAGGAACCTCCGTCCCCCGACGAGTTGAAAGGCATTCAGGACTATATGGGCGGAATCTTTGTTCTGCAAAACTCCAGCCGCCTGGGCATCATCGGCCAATTGGTATTCATTGACCTGCACAACCTGGGCGATAAATATCTGGAAACGTACGTCCAGAAGGTCTTTGCCGTCACCACCCAGCAAGTGCAACAGATGACCCAGAAATATTTGACGCCGGACAAAATGACCATTGTGGTGGTAGGCGACAAGAGCAAAATCACCGAACAACTTGCGCCTTATCAACCCAGCGGCCAGTGA
- the rlmB gene encoding 23S rRNA (guanosine(2251)-2'-O)-methyltransferase RlmB, producing the protein MQIIFGIHAVEEALSARGRGFEYVAVAPGRDDARIQKITQLCRSAGVPVRTLPRDQLTRLAKVASHQGVVAVTAEKRYNDIEDLLAHKRGQYAFLLVLDGIEDPHNLGAIIRTAEGAGADGVVLPERRAVGVTATVVKASSGATEYLPIAKVTNIGRAVEELKERNIWTVGLDERGDKLYDQLDYKMDCALVLGAEGHGLHEQVRKKCDFLVSIPMLGKVPSLNVSVAAAVVMYEVARQRRK; encoded by the coding sequence ATGCAAATCATTTTCGGCATTCACGCGGTGGAAGAAGCGCTGTCAGCGCGCGGACGAGGCTTTGAATACGTGGCGGTGGCGCCTGGCCGCGACGACGCACGCATCCAGAAGATCACGCAGCTATGCCGCAGCGCGGGCGTTCCGGTCCGCACCTTGCCGCGCGACCAGCTCACGCGGCTGGCCAAAGTAGCCAGTCACCAGGGCGTAGTGGCCGTCACGGCGGAAAAGCGCTACAACGACATTGAAGACCTGCTGGCCCACAAGCGCGGCCAGTATGCATTTCTGCTGGTGCTGGACGGCATTGAAGACCCGCACAATCTGGGAGCGATCATCCGCACGGCGGAAGGCGCCGGCGCCGACGGCGTCGTGTTACCGGAGCGCCGCGCAGTCGGCGTAACGGCTACCGTCGTCAAGGCGTCTTCTGGCGCCACCGAGTATCTGCCCATCGCCAAGGTCACCAACATTGGACGCGCCGTGGAAGAACTGAAAGAGCGCAACATCTGGACCGTTGGCCTGGACGAGCGCGGAGACAAACTCTACGACCAACTTGACTACAAAATGGACTGCGCGCTGGTCCTGGGCGCCGAAGGCCACGGCCTGCACGAGCAGGTGCGCAAGAAGTGCGACTTTTTGGTTTCCATCCCGATGCTGGGAAAAGTGCCGTCGCTCAACGTCTCGGTGGCGGCAGCCGTGGTGATGTATGAAGTCGCGCGGCAGCGGCGGAAGTGA